A genome region from Thermoanaerobacterium xylanolyticum LX-11 includes the following:
- the thrC gene encoding threonine synthase: protein MEWDGIIKSYRRYMPKIDDENIITLKEGNTPLIEAENIEKDFPGLKIYLKYEGLNPTGSFKDRGMTVAVSMAKQEGSQAVVCASTGNTSASAAAYASKAGLKCVVLIPGGKIALGKLAQAIAYGAEVVAINGNFDDALNLVREISKMHPITVVNSINPYRLEGQKSSSFEICDTLKKAPDYLALPVGNAGNITAYWMGFKEYYCNGMIDSLPKMIGFQAAGAAPIVENRVFEHPETIATAIRIGNPASWQKAVAARDESGGLIDKVTDDEILEAYSYLAKREGIFAEPASCASIAGVIKKYREGLFKEGDTVVCVLTGNGLKDPDTAINLGGKSVKTVDADLKSLEGAIYG from the coding sequence ATGGAATGGGATGGAATAATAAAGTCGTATAGAAGATACATGCCTAAAATAGACGATGAGAATATAATCACGCTAAAAGAAGGAAACACACCCCTTATAGAAGCTGAAAACATCGAGAAGGATTTTCCGGGGTTAAAGATCTATTTAAAGTACGAAGGTTTAAATCCGACAGGCTCTTTTAAAGATAGAGGCATGACGGTAGCCGTATCAATGGCAAAGCAGGAAGGCTCGCAGGCTGTCGTGTGTGCATCAACAGGCAATACATCCGCATCGGCGGCTGCTTATGCATCAAAAGCCGGACTTAAATGCGTCGTTCTGATTCCAGGTGGAAAGATAGCGTTAGGAAAATTAGCTCAGGCAATAGCGTATGGTGCAGAAGTCGTCGCCATAAACGGCAATTTTGATGATGCATTAAACCTTGTGAGGGAGATATCGAAAATGCACCCTATAACCGTAGTAAATTCCATAAACCCGTACAGATTGGAAGGGCAGAAATCATCGTCGTTTGAAATATGCGATACGCTTAAGAAGGCTCCTGATTATCTGGCACTTCCTGTTGGCAATGCGGGAAATATTACGGCGTATTGGATGGGCTTTAAAGAGTATTACTGCAATGGCATGATCGACAGTCTGCCTAAGATGATAGGATTTCAAGCGGCAGGCGCAGCCCCTATCGTGGAAAATAGGGTATTTGAGCACCCTGAGACGATAGCAACAGCCATAAGAATTGGAAACCCAGCCAGTTGGCAGAAAGCCGTTGCAGCAAGGGACGAATCAGGTGGCCTTATAGATAAGGTGACGGACGATGAGATATTAGAGGCGTACTCGTACCTTGCCAAGAGGGAAGGGATCTTTGCAGAGCCTGCCTCATGTGCTTCTATTGCAGGCGTCATAAAGAAGTACAGAGAGGGTCTTTTCAAAGAGGGTGATACTGTCGTGTGCGTCTTGACAGGAAATGGGCTTAAAGATCCTGATACAGCCATAAACTTAGGCGGGAAAAGCGTAAAGACTGTGGATGCTGACTTAAAATCATTGGAAGGTGCAATATATGGTTAA
- a CDS encoding homoserine dehydrogenase has product MKIGLMGLGTVGSGVVHLIEENGDAIEKKIGQKIEIKKILVKDPEKKRIKEAQGKITIDPYDILDDPEIDVVVEVMGKEHPALEYMKEAILRGKNVVTANKEVIAKHGKELIKLASENNVNLLYEASVGGGIPIIRPLKSCLAANKIYEIKGILNGTTNYILTEMKSRGLSFEGVLKEAQQKGYAELDPTDDVDGFDAARKLAILCTLSFNKYVMPDNIYTKGIRTISKEDIKYADELGFTIKLIAYGRLDENEKLEAWVHPVMISKKNPLNGVNGVYNAILVEGNAVGRLMFYGQGAGMMPTASAVVADVIDVANHIPTQNGYDDAAMKDIVDTVSKYYIRIIALDKPGVMSKVTGVLGQEGISLVSVVQKEVLGEYAEIVLITHNALTKNLFTALDEIEKLKEVDRVASVIRVEGEE; this is encoded by the coding sequence GTGAAGATAGGTTTAATGGGGCTTGGAACTGTTGGTTCAGGTGTTGTCCACCTGATAGAAGAAAATGGGGATGCCATTGAGAAAAAGATTGGCCAGAAGATAGAGATTAAAAAGATACTTGTGAAGGATCCAGAGAAGAAAAGGATCAAAGAGGCACAAGGCAAAATAACCATAGATCCCTACGACATCTTAGATGATCCAGAGATAGATGTGGTAGTAGAAGTTATGGGGAAAGAGCACCCAGCACTGGAGTACATGAAAGAAGCCATATTAAGAGGTAAAAATGTCGTTACAGCCAATAAGGAAGTCATCGCAAAACATGGCAAAGAGCTTATAAAGCTGGCAAGTGAAAACAACGTAAATCTCCTTTATGAGGCGTCAGTAGGTGGTGGCATACCTATCATAAGGCCATTGAAAAGCTGCCTTGCTGCCAACAAGATATATGAGATAAAAGGGATCTTGAATGGAACCACCAACTATATACTGACAGAGATGAAGTCGAGGGGGCTAAGTTTTGAAGGAGTATTGAAAGAGGCACAGCAGAAAGGGTATGCTGAGCTGGATCCCACAGATGATGTGGATGGGTTTGATGCTGCAAGGAAGCTGGCTATACTGTGTACACTTTCATTTAACAAGTACGTTATGCCTGATAATATATACACAAAAGGAATTAGGACCATATCAAAAGAAGACATAAAGTACGCCGATGAATTGGGCTTTACCATAAAGCTCATAGCTTACGGCAGACTTGACGAAAATGAAAAGTTGGAAGCATGGGTACATCCTGTCATGATATCAAAGAAAAATCCGCTAAATGGCGTAAACGGCGTTTACAATGCTATTCTCGTGGAAGGCAATGCGGTTGGAAGGCTTATGTTCTACGGACAAGGCGCCGGCATGATGCCTACAGCCAGTGCAGTTGTAGCTGATGTCATCGATGTGGCAAATCATATACCTACTCAAAACGGCTACGATGATGCAGCGATGAAAGACATTGTGGATACAGTATCCAAATACTATATAAGGATAATAGCCCTCGATAAACCAGGTGTCATGAGCAAAGTCACAGGAGTTTTAGGGCAGGAAGGCATAAGCTTAGTGTCTGTCGTTCAAAAAGAGGTTTTGGGAGAATATGCTGAGATAGTCCTTATAACCCACAATGCGTTGACAAAAAATCTTTTTACGGCATTGGATGAAATAGAAAAGCTAAAAGAGGTTGACAGAGTCGCCAGCGTAATAAGAGTGGAGGGGGAAGAATGA
- a CDS encoding ACT domain-containing protein, with amino-acid sequence MQEESKFYIIREEVLSEALKKTILAKELLETGQAKTINEAVKMAGLSRSAFYKYKNYIFPYSKFSKGKIVTLSLLLEHMPGILSSILDAIAMMKGNVITINQSMPSLGVASVSISIDTQYMVKGIEELIEKIEEEHGVRKVEILGE; translated from the coding sequence TTGCAGGAAGAAAGCAAATTTTACATCATAAGGGAAGAGGTACTATCTGAAGCACTGAAAAAGACCATCTTGGCGAAAGAGCTTTTGGAGACAGGGCAAGCTAAGACCATAAATGAGGCGGTAAAAATGGCAGGCTTATCAAGAAGTGCGTTTTACAAGTACAAAAACTATATTTTTCCTTATTCCAAATTTTCTAAGGGAAAGATAGTGACGCTTTCGCTTTTGTTAGAACACATGCCGGGGATACTGTCGTCAATACTGGATGCAATCGCCATGATGAAGGGCAATGTAATAACTATAAACCAAAGCATGCCGTCCCTTGGCGTTGCCAGCGTCTCTATATCCATAGACACGCAGTACATGGTAAAAGGCATCGAGGAGCTTATAGAGAAAATAGAAGAAGAGCACGGTGTCAGAAAAGTAGAGATTCTCGGTGAATAA
- a CDS encoding DUF4829 domain-containing protein, translating into MKKFLIFACIALTLFLTACSGGQFNVYNDDTKFLLKYGFSPEKESPYFDVTIPTDWKIQSTSMPVGLYWTEVNFLSRDIGYNIEKYKGKTVKAVIYRLNEKLPGQGESSKYTYPVNAVILRDGENIIGAWLEFNASTPLSLKKNYIETLTERPWIDWVASHGFLKQLSSPSTDKLTPEELIYAYFNGINKGDKSLIYSTLSINMLHDMLYINRPAGVLYNTDFESNSLELNTKSATVLSIDENKGYTPSKNRNIYESKEYKVTVNLTLKNEDNTPTKNGRNTFFFIIAKSTKDSPWKIESIGTGP; encoded by the coding sequence TTGAAGAAGTTTTTGATTTTCGCGTGTATTGCCTTGACGCTATTTTTGACTGCTTGTTCTGGCGGCCAATTTAATGTTTATAATGATGATACGAAATTTTTGCTTAAATACGGCTTTAGCCCCGAAAAAGAATCGCCTTATTTTGATGTGACAATACCAACGGATTGGAAAATCCAAAGCACATCTATGCCTGTGGGACTTTATTGGACTGAAGTGAATTTTTTGTCGAGAGACATAGGGTATAATATAGAAAAGTACAAAGGCAAGACAGTAAAAGCTGTGATCTACAGGCTTAATGAAAAGCTTCCTGGACAGGGTGAAAGCAGCAAGTACACGTACCCTGTCAATGCAGTCATCTTAAGGGATGGAGAAAATATAATAGGGGCATGGCTTGAATTCAACGCATCGACGCCTCTTTCGCTTAAGAAAAATTACATTGAAACACTTACAGAAAGGCCTTGGATAGACTGGGTCGCATCCCACGGTTTCCTAAAGCAATTGTCATCTCCATCTACAGACAAGCTTACACCTGAAGAGCTAATATACGCATATTTTAACGGCATAAACAAAGGCGACAAAAGCTTAATATATTCAACTCTATCTATCAATATGCTGCACGACATGCTTTACATCAATAGGCCTGCAGGCGTCCTTTACAATACCGATTTTGAGTCAAACAGCCTCGAACTAAATACAAAATCTGCAACAGTATTAAGCATAGATGAAAACAAAGGTTACACACCTTCAAAGAATAGAAATATCTACGAAAGCAAAGAGTACAAAGTGACAGTAAATCTGACATTAAAAAATGAAGATAATACACCTACAAAAAACGGAAGAAACACGTTCTTCTTTATAATAGCAAAGTCAACAAAAGACTCACCGTGGAAGATAGAATCAATAGGAACAGGGCCATAA
- a CDS encoding MBL fold metallo-hydrolase, giving the protein MRFCSLRSGSSGNAAYIGYKDVHILVDAGLSGSTIEKSLLNIDVNPHSISAILITHEHNDHIKGAGILSRRYDIPIYANEATWSSMESFIGDIEPHNKRFFKTGEDFTLGDVKIRPFKKSHDASEPVGFSFFCGQNKATIATDLGYISRGVAANIMDSDVVLLESNHDVDMLMNGTYPWPLKKRILSPHGHLSNKDAAEAIKKFIKLKAIGKIYLGHLSQNNNKPEIAYKTVVDALKEEGIDYEINMALRYAESDIVEI; this is encoded by the coding sequence ATGAGGTTCTGTTCACTGAGATCTGGAAGCAGCGGAAACGCTGCATATATCGGTTATAAAGATGTACATATACTTGTGGACGCAGGTTTAAGCGGTAGTACAATAGAAAAAAGCCTTTTAAACATAGATGTAAATCCCCACAGTATCTCAGCAATTTTGATAACGCATGAGCACAATGACCACATAAAAGGTGCTGGTATATTGTCGCGAAGGTACGATATTCCCATATATGCCAATGAGGCAACATGGTCTTCGATGGAAAGCTTCATAGGAGATATCGAGCCTCACAATAAGAGGTTTTTCAAGACGGGCGAAGATTTTACATTGGGCGATGTAAAGATACGACCATTTAAGAAGTCCCACGATGCGTCAGAACCTGTAGGTTTCTCGTTTTTTTGCGGTCAAAATAAAGCCACAATTGCTACAGACTTGGGGTATATAAGTAGAGGGGTGGCAGCGAACATAATGGACTCTGACGTGGTGCTATTAGAGTCAAATCACGACGTGGACATGCTGATGAACGGCACGTACCCATGGCCTTTAAAGAAAAGAATACTTTCGCCACATGGACATCTTTCCAATAAAGATGCGGCAGAGGCCATAAAGAAGTTTATAAAGCTTAAGGCGATAGGCAAAATCTACTTAGGACATCTAAGCCAAAACAACAACAAACCTGAAATAGCGTACAAGACGGTTGTAGATGCGCTTAAGGAAGAGGGCATAGACTACGAGATAAATATGGCATTAAGGTATGCAGAAAGCGACATTGTGGAAATATAA
- a CDS encoding 2-oxoacid:acceptor oxidoreductase subunit alpha: MDYNVLIGGAAGQGIDTLSYIIEKALKRCGLYVFSTKDYMSRVRGGHNFIQVRFGDKPIYSHDEKFDAIIALDEDTVNLHSKSLKPSGKLILDKSLSNNSAYMSFDFKEVAKECGNPRVLGTAAVGVLLKLFGIPLDVSHTVLNDEFKGDVLNANLKAIDAGYSMAKQIFNVPLGKKDDNIYISGNEAIALGAIAAGVKFYSGYPMTPSTSVMIYIAKKSHDAGIVVEQVEDEISAINMALGASYAGVRAMTGSSGGGFALMVEGISLAGITEIPIVITEVQRPGPATGFPTRTEQGDLRFIIHSGHGEFPKMVISLRNPEDAFYQTARAFNIADKYQVPVILVSDQYLADSGVTVKPFDFTKIKIERYISGDEALENGVYKRYKLTESGISPRIIPGKVEGATVLIDSDEHDEFGHITESQDVRVKMVNKRMKKFKLLKEEIQEPLFMGAENPDVLITCWGSTYGPVKEAVDMLLKDGMSVGALSFGDIWPFPTKLIKKYGKFAKMIIDVEQNATAQLDSLMRENALIKADEHILKYDGRMMSSKYIYDKVREMTKSSSLY, from the coding sequence ATGGACTACAATGTATTGATCGGCGGTGCTGCCGGTCAGGGAATAGACACCTTGTCATACATAATCGAAAAAGCCTTGAAAAGATGCGGCTTGTATGTATTTTCCACGAAAGATTACATGTCGCGGGTAAGAGGCGGTCACAATTTCATTCAGGTAAGGTTCGGCGACAAACCGATTTATTCACATGATGAGAAGTTTGATGCCATAATCGCTCTCGATGAAGACACTGTAAATTTGCACTCTAAAAGTTTGAAACCTTCAGGAAAACTCATCTTAGACAAATCCCTTTCAAATAACAGCGCATACATGTCATTTGATTTTAAAGAAGTTGCAAAAGAATGCGGCAATCCCCGTGTTTTAGGCACTGCTGCCGTAGGCGTACTGCTTAAACTTTTTGGCATTCCATTAGACGTATCTCACACAGTTTTAAACGATGAATTCAAAGGCGATGTGTTAAACGCAAATCTAAAGGCTATCGACGCTGGCTACAGCATGGCAAAGCAGATTTTTAACGTGCCGCTTGGAAAAAAGGATGACAACATCTACATAAGCGGCAATGAAGCTATCGCATTGGGAGCTATCGCTGCAGGAGTCAAATTTTACTCAGGATACCCTATGACACCATCTACCAGCGTCATGATCTACATAGCTAAGAAATCTCATGATGCAGGCATAGTAGTTGAGCAAGTAGAAGATGAGATATCTGCCATAAACATGGCATTAGGAGCCTCCTACGCCGGAGTAAGAGCCATGACAGGAAGCTCAGGTGGAGGATTTGCGCTGATGGTGGAAGGCATAAGCTTAGCAGGAATAACAGAAATCCCCATCGTCATAACGGAAGTTCAAAGGCCGGGACCTGCCACGGGCTTTCCGACAAGGACGGAGCAAGGGGATCTAAGGTTCATAATCCATTCAGGCCACGGTGAATTTCCAAAGATGGTGATATCATTGAGAAACCCTGAAGATGCATTTTATCAGACTGCAAGGGCATTTAACATAGCAGACAAGTACCAGGTACCTGTCATACTTGTAAGCGACCAGTACCTGGCAGATTCAGGTGTGACTGTAAAGCCTTTTGATTTTACTAAGATAAAGATAGAAAGGTATATATCAGGCGATGAAGCGTTGGAAAATGGCGTGTATAAGCGGTACAAACTGACAGAAAGCGGCATATCGCCAAGGATAATACCAGGCAAAGTAGAAGGTGCTACAGTCCTTATAGATAGCGATGAACACGATGAATTTGGCCACATTACAGAGTCACAGGATGTAAGGGTAAAGATGGTAAATAAGAGGATGAAAAAATTTAAGCTATTAAAAGAAGAAATTCAAGAGCCTCTATTTATGGGTGCTGAAAATCCTGATGTACTCATAACCTGCTGGGGTTCAACGTACGGTCCTGTAAAAGAAGCAGTAGACATGCTTTTAAAGGATGGAATGTCAGTAGGAGCATTATCTTTCGGCGATATATGGCCATTTCCTACAAAGCTTATAAAAAAGTACGGAAAATTTGCAAAGATGATAATTGATGTTGAGCAAAATGCCACAGCACAGCTTGACAGCCTCATGAGAGAAAATGCCCTTATAAAGGCTGATGAACACATACTTAAATACGACGGTCGCATGATGAGCTCCAAATACATCTACGACAAAGTGAGAGAAATGACAAAATCGTCAAGCTTGTATTAA
- a CDS encoding 2-oxoacid:ferredoxin oxidoreductase subunit beta, translating to MNTAFETYETAWCPGCGNFGILNALKDALTELGLKPHQVVIASGIGQAAKMPHYISVNGFNGLHGRALPPATAINIVNKDLKVIIDSGDGDTYGEGGNHFIHAIRRNANIAHFVHDNQIYGLTKGQASPTTAKGQKTSLQFDGVILDPVKPIKLALTMGAGFVARSFSGNYEHLKKMMKEAIMYDGYALLDIFQPCVTFNRVNTFKWYNDRVYELPDDYDYTDLDNAFKVADEWGDRIPIGIIYKVKKPTYIDNIGFLKDGPPLVDAKLDPMMAEKYLDDFR from the coding sequence ATGAATACCGCATTTGAAACCTATGAAACGGCGTGGTGCCCTGGATGTGGAAACTTCGGCATACTTAATGCTTTAAAGGACGCCCTTACTGAGCTTGGCCTAAAACCCCATCAAGTTGTGATAGCATCAGGAATAGGACAAGCCGCAAAGATGCCACACTACATAAGCGTAAATGGATTTAATGGACTTCACGGAAGGGCTTTGCCTCCTGCAACAGCCATAAACATCGTAAACAAAGACCTTAAAGTGATAATAGACTCTGGAGATGGGGATACGTACGGCGAAGGCGGAAACCACTTTATACACGCAATTAGGAGAAATGCAAACATCGCCCACTTCGTCCACGACAACCAAATATACGGCTTGACAAAAGGTCAAGCATCACCTACGACGGCAAAAGGGCAAAAGACAAGTTTGCAGTTTGACGGCGTAATCTTAGATCCTGTAAAGCCAATAAAGCTGGCCCTTACAATGGGAGCTGGATTTGTAGCAAGAAGCTTTTCTGGAAATTATGAACATCTTAAGAAGATGATGAAAGAAGCCATAATGTACGACGGATATGCTCTTTTAGACATCTTCCAGCCATGTGTTACATTTAACAGGGTAAATACGTTTAAATGGTACAATGACAGGGTGTATGAGCTTCCAGATGACTACGACTACACCGATTTAGACAATGCCTTCAAAGTAGCTGATGAATGGGGCGACAGGATACCGATAGGCATAATATACAAGGTAAAAAAACCTACGTATATCGACAATATAGGCTTTTTAAAAGATGGTCCA